The DNA sequence TTCTGCCGCTCATAATTCAGCCCCACGAGCCGCATCCCCTCCTGACAGTCCTCGATGATGGCCATGGGATCCTCGCCGGCCGCCAGCCGGCGCCGCACCAACTGCAGGGCTTTCTCTTCCTCGAGGTCTGCGATCGCCGAGATCAATGCCATCCTTGCATCCATTTATTCTCTGCGCTCCTTGCCCCTGACTCCTACCGTGGTCCGGAACCGTAAGCGGTTGCTGGGGCAGATGAACCAGCCCCAGCTCACCGGATGATCCTCAAAATCGTAGAAGATATGCTCCAACCGGAAGGCCGCCGTGCCGGCCGGCGATTTCAGCAGTTCCGCCTCCTCCTCCGTCAGCACCGTCGCTTCAATGGCCAGCTCACCCCATTTGAGATTGGTGCCCTTGCCGCTGAACAGCCCGTACAGGGAAGTGACCTCCATCTCGGCTTCGATCAGCGGCCGATAGGGATCATAGACCAGATATTCCTTGTGATAGAGCACGGGCTCGCCGGTCTGGAAAATCAGCCGGCGGATGAAAACCACACGCCGGCCGGGCTCCACCTCCAGCTTTTGCGCGGTGCGCTGGTCCGCCGAGAGAATGCGGGTCTCCAGAAGCTTAACCCGCGATTCCTCCTGATTGGTAAAAAGGTTCTGAAAATCCTGCAGGGAGAAGAAGGCGGTGCCTAGCTCGATGGGCTTGACAAAGGTGCCGCGTCCCTGGATGGCGACGACTACGCCCTCATCCACCAGCATGTTGATCACGCGGCGCACCGTCATGGGGCTGACGTTGTAGCGCCGGCACAACTGCGCCTCGGACGGGAGCTGGTCGCCCGGCTTGAACACGCCGTCGGCGATCTGTTGGCGCAGGATATCCGCCAACTGGACGTAAGCGGGTATATAGGAATCGCGATCTATCGTGTCTGCAACCTTTGCGCTCAAGGCACCTTCTCCATCGCACTGCAGTATAGAACCGCTCGCTTGTCTATAGTATTGTACAAGATTACAGAAAAGTCAAATACTCTTTCTGCCGCTCGTGTTCCAGAAATAAAGAAAAGGGACGTGGTGTTCACGTCCCTGAAACAGATCGAGC is a window from the Anaerolineae bacterium genome containing:
- a CDS encoding GntR family transcriptional regulator; this encodes MSAKVADTIDRDSYIPAYVQLADILRQQIADGVFKPGDQLPSEAQLCRRYNVSPMTVRRVINMLVDEGVVVAIQGRGTFVKPIELGTAFFSLQDFQNLFTNQEESRVKLLETRILSADQRTAQKLEVEPGRRVVFIRRLIFQTGEPVLYHKEYLVYDPYRPLIEAEMEVTSLYGLFSGKGTNLKWGELAIEATVLTEEEAELLKSPAGTAAFRLEHIFYDFEDHPVSWGWFICPSNRLRFRTTVGVRGKERRE